Proteins encoded in a region of the Brevundimonas vesicularis genome:
- the hisB gene encoding imidazoleglycerol-phosphate dehydratase HisB, which translates to MTLPAPYPPLVSGGEGLDRYPDDASALAARMAGVYGVPAEQVLPVRGLTHGLELAWRLAARDGGSVEAPKAEPYDSLGAIYPAKGETAPEKSIVVIRALGSPEAVGEMAARVAPALLVVDEGLIEFSDSASAVTVVADQPNLIVLRSLSLAYGLAGARVGAAIAQAQTLARLASVLEPYALPEPLVRLAIQALDPSRMIETAERIASVRRERERVVRELGRQMPVEPGVGPIIMARPEELAAALAGLKAYGVEADLSGERLRLPISIKSEVNDRLLAAFGLTPAKRRPARVGQAVRDTKETRIVCAVDLDAPGPVKIETGVGFFDHMLEQIAAHGGFSLRLQCEGDLHTDPHHTIEDSAIALGQALKQALGERKGIARYGFVLPMDEANATVSIDLSGRPYPLFEGAFETPFIGDYRTDLTAHVFRSLAEAMGAAVHISVTGQDDHHKTEAVYKAFGRALRQAIRVEGDAVPSTKGVL; encoded by the coding sequence ATGACCCTGCCTGCCCCTTATCCGCCGCTGGTTTCCGGCGGCGAAGGTCTGGATCGCTATCCCGACGACGCCTCAGCCCTCGCCGCTCGCATGGCCGGCGTCTATGGCGTACCTGCCGAACAGGTGCTGCCGGTGCGCGGCCTAACCCACGGGTTGGAACTGGCCTGGCGCCTCGCCGCTCGCGACGGGGGATCGGTCGAGGCCCCGAAGGCCGAACCCTATGACAGTCTCGGCGCCATCTATCCGGCCAAGGGCGAAACGGCCCCAGAGAAAAGTATCGTCGTCATCCGCGCCCTGGGCTCGCCCGAAGCCGTCGGCGAGATGGCCGCCCGCGTCGCCCCCGCCCTGCTGGTGGTGGACGAGGGACTGATCGAGTTCTCCGACAGCGCCTCGGCCGTGACCGTCGTCGCCGATCAGCCGAACCTGATCGTGCTGCGCAGCCTGTCCCTGGCCTATGGCTTAGCCGGCGCCCGCGTCGGCGCGGCGATCGCCCAAGCCCAGACCCTGGCGCGTCTGGCGTCGGTGCTGGAACCCTACGCCCTGCCCGAACCGCTGGTGCGGCTGGCGATTCAGGCGCTCGATCCGTCGCGGATGATCGAGACCGCCGAGCGGATCGCCTCGGTCCGGCGCGAGCGCGAACGGGTCGTGCGCGAACTGGGTCGCCAGATGCCGGTCGAACCGGGCGTCGGTCCCATCATAATGGCTCGCCCAGAGGAGCTTGCCGCCGCCCTGGCTGGTCTGAAAGCCTACGGCGTCGAGGCCGATCTGTCCGGCGAGCGTCTGCGCCTGCCGATCTCGATCAAGTCCGAGGTCAACGACCGGCTGCTCGCCGCCTTCGGCCTGACGCCCGCCAAGCGCCGCCCGGCACGCGTCGGTCAGGCCGTGCGCGACACCAAGGAAACCCGCATCGTCTGCGCCGTCGATCTGGATGCGCCCGGTCCGGTGAAGATCGAGACCGGCGTCGGATTCTTCGATCACATGTTGGAGCAGATCGCGGCCCACGGCGGCTTCTCCCTGCGTCTGCAATGCGAAGGCGACCTGCACACCGATCCGCACCACACGATCGAGGACAGCGCCATCGCTCTTGGTCAGGCGTTGAAACAGGCGTTGGGCGAGCGCAAGGGCATCGCCCGCTACGGCTTCGTCCTGCCGATGGACGAGGCCAATGCGACGGTCTCCATCGACCTGTCCGGCCGCCCCTATCCACTGTTCGAGGGAGCGTTCGAGACGCCATTCATCGGCGACTACCGCACCGACCTGACGGCGCACGTCTTCCGTTCATTGGCCGAGGCCATGGGCGCTGCCGTCCACATCTCGGTCACCGGCCAGGACGACCACCACAAGACCGAAGCCGTCTATAAGGCGTTCGGCCGCGCCCTGCGCCAAGCCATCCGCGTCGAGGGCGACGCCGTGCCGTCGACCAAGGGCGTGTTGTGA